One window from the genome of Nicotiana tomentosiformis chromosome 5, ASM39032v3, whole genome shotgun sequence encodes:
- the LOC104109127 gene encoding chalcone synthase 2, which yields MVTVEEVRRAQRAKGPATIMAIGTATPSNCVDQSTYPDYYFRVTNSEHMTELKEKFKRMCDKSMIKKRYMHLTEEILKENPNICEYMAPSLDARQDIVVVEIPKLGKEAAQKAIKEWGQPKSKITHLVFCTTSGVDMPGADYQLTKLLGLRPSVKRLMMYQQGCFAGGTVLRLAKDLAENNKGARVLVVCSEITAVTFRGPSDTHLDSMVGQALFGDGAAAIIIGSDPVPGVERPLFELVSAAQTLLPDSDGAIDGHLREVGLTFHLLKDVPGLISKNIEKSLMEAFQPLGLSDWNSIFWIAHPGGPAILDQVELTLGLKPEKLRATRQVLSDYGNMSSACVLFILDEMRKTSAKEGFGTTGEGLDWGVLFGFGPGLTVETVVLHSVSA from the exons ATGGTCACCGTCGAGGAGGTTCGAAGGGCACAGCGTGCTAAGGGGCCGGCCACCATCATGGCCATTGGCACGGCCACTCCTTCGAACTGTGTTGATCAAAGCACCTATCCTGATTATTATTTTCGAGTCACTAATAGCGAACATATGACTGAGCTTAAGGAGAAATTTAAGCGCATGT GTGACAAATCAATGATTAAGAAAAGGTACATGCACTTAACAGAGGAAATTCTAAAAGAGAATCCCAATATTTGTGAATACATGGCTCCTTCTCTTGATGCTAGGCAAGATATAGTTGTGGTTGAAATACCAAAATTGGGCAAAGAAGCAGCCCAAAAGGCCATCAAAGAATGGGGCCAACCCAAATCCAAGATTACCCATTTAGTCTTTTGCACCACTAGTGGAGTAGACATGCCGGGGGCCGACTACCAGCTTACTAAGCTTCTCGGGCTTCGGCCCTCGGTTAAGCGACTCATGATGTACCAACAAGGTTGCTTTGCTGGCGGCACTGTTCTTCGATTGGCTAAGGACTTAGCCGAAAACAACAAGGGCGCTCGAGTCCTTGTTGTTTGCTCAGAGATCACTGCAGTCACGTTTCGTGGCCCAAGTGACACTCATTTGGATAGTATGGTCGGGCAAGCCCTTTTCGGTGATGGGGCAGCCGCAATCATTATAGGTTCTGATCCAGTTCCAGGGGTCGAGAGGCCCTTGTTCGAGCTTGTCTCTGCAGCCCAAACCCTACTCCCGGATAGCGATGGTGCTATCGACGGTCACCTACGTGAAGTTGggctaacatttcacttactcaAAGATGTTCCTGGATTGATCTCCAAGAACATTGAGAAAAGCCTAATGGAAGCATTCCAACCATTGGGCCTTTCGGATTGGAACTCGATTTTTTGGATTGCTCACCCAGGTGGGCCTGCTATTTTGGACCAAGTTGAACTAACATTGGGCCTAAAGCCCGAAAAACTTCGGGCTACAAGACAAGTATTGAGTGACTATGGAAATATGTCTAGTGCTTGTGTTTTGTTTATTTTGGATGAAATGAGAAAGACCTCAGCAAAAGAAGGGTTTGGTACAACTGGAGAAGGCCTTGATTGGGGTGTACTCTTTGGATTTGGGCCTGGGCTAACAGTTGAGACTGTTGTGCTTCATAGTGTCTCTGCTTAA